One Vicinamibacterales bacterium DNA window includes the following coding sequences:
- a CDS encoding DinB family protein — MEAVRLADQLVRAHHGDPWHGSALRTILQGVSASQAARRPAAEAHSIWEIVLHLAGWRNEVARRAGGAPAAEPEGGDWPPVGDPSPDRWAAALAALDAAHERLLAAVGGLTDEALAAPSVDPRDRSLGAGVTYRELFHGIVQHDAYHAGQIALLKKL, encoded by the coding sequence ATGGAAGCCGTCCGGCTTGCCGATCAACTCGTGCGCGCCCACCACGGCGATCCGTGGCACGGCTCGGCGCTGAGGACGATCCTGCAGGGCGTCTCGGCGTCACAGGCGGCGCGCCGGCCGGCAGCGGAGGCGCACTCGATCTGGGAGATTGTGCTCCATCTGGCCGGCTGGCGGAACGAGGTGGCGCGCCGCGCGGGCGGAGCGCCGGCGGCTGAGCCTGAAGGGGGTGACTGGCCCCCGGTTGGCGACCCCTCGCCGGACCGCTGGGCCGCGGCGCTGGCGGCTCTCGACGCCGCGCACGAGCGGTTGCTGGCGGCCGTCGGCGGCCTGACCGACGAGGCGCTGGCCGCTCCGTCCGTCGATCCGCGCGATCGGTCGCTTGGCGCCGGCGTCACCTATCGCGAGTTGTTCCACGGCATCGTCCAGCACGATGCCTATCACGCGGGACAGATCGCGCTGCTCAAGAAACTCTGA
- a CDS encoding 2-oxoglutarate dehydrogenase E1 component — protein MGPWEGFSGVNSGYVLELYERFRTDPSSVDPATRAIFEEWSPPAAVAADPITSDGVTARVAVDAVHLAQSIRRYGHLAAQLDPLGTRPPGDPSLLAETHGVTDTDLRRLPATLMSSALADGAASMQELVDAFRQVYCSTTGYDFSHIFVPEERRWLRQAVEGGRFRAPADPINPVALLERLTQVETFERFLHRTFPGKTRFSIEGLDMLVPILDEVIGEAAEAGTGHALIGMAHRGRLNVMAHVLCKPYEQILAEFKDPVSSRSFREDMAWSGDVKYHAGATRAIEDGREIGMEVSMPPNPSHLEAVDPVVEGMARAAGTVADRGGAPRFDPARSIPILIHGDAAFPGQGIVAETLNLGRLAGYDTGGTIHIIVNNQLGFTADSRDSYSTSYASGLARGFKIPIVHVNADDPAACVAAARLAFAYRSRFQRDFLIDLIGYRRWGHNEGDEPAFTQPLMYQTVASHPTVREIWARTLVARGEIEEGLPDQLSRRYFDELQHALDTLEPEKDFIEPTPDAPPPGAAARAQTAVPLEQLADLNASLLLMPDGFAVHKKLERLREKRGHVFDAPDERTVDWSVAEELALASILADGTSIRLTGEDVERGTFSHRHAVLHDIRSGAIHLPLQGLPQAKAGFEIHNSPLSENAALGFEYGYSVQAPSRLVIWEAQYGDFVNGAQVIIDEFLTSARSKWGQEPSLVLLLPHAHEGQGPDHASARPERFLQLAADVNMRIANCTTAAQYFHLLRRQAALLLTDPLPLVVLTPKGLLRHPLVASTPRDLAEGRFRTVIDDDEVRASAADVRRVLVCSGKVYVDLVGGDKRAAVRDVAVVRLEQLYPVPAQNLRATLDAYNHADDIVWMQEEPENMGAWEFIRPHLAEAAGGRPVRVIARPRSASPAEGSAARHGRQQQLLIDQAFAPSGTGQGRAKPGAKPAPQHVAG, from the coding sequence ATGGGTCCGTGGGAGGGGTTTTCGGGCGTCAACAGCGGCTACGTGCTCGAGCTGTACGAGCGCTTCCGGACCGATCCCTCCTCGGTTGACCCCGCGACCCGCGCGATTTTCGAGGAGTGGTCTCCGCCGGCGGCTGTGGCGGCCGATCCAATTACGTCGGACGGCGTAACGGCGCGCGTCGCCGTCGATGCCGTGCACCTGGCGCAGTCGATCCGGCGCTACGGGCACCTGGCTGCCCAGCTCGATCCGCTCGGCACCAGGCCTCCGGGCGATCCGTCGCTGCTGGCGGAGACGCACGGCGTCACCGACACGGACCTGCGCCGCCTGCCGGCCACGCTGATGTCGTCGGCTCTCGCCGATGGCGCTGCGTCGATGCAGGAACTGGTCGACGCCTTCCGTCAGGTCTACTGCTCGACGACCGGCTACGACTTCTCGCACATCTTCGTGCCGGAGGAGCGGCGCTGGCTGCGCCAGGCGGTGGAAGGAGGGCGGTTCCGCGCGCCGGCCGACCCGATCAACCCGGTCGCTCTGCTCGAGCGGCTCACCCAGGTCGAGACGTTCGAGCGTTTCCTGCATCGCACGTTCCCCGGCAAGACGCGGTTCTCGATCGAGGGTCTCGACATGCTGGTGCCGATCCTCGACGAGGTCATCGGCGAAGCGGCGGAAGCGGGCACCGGCCACGCGCTCATCGGCATGGCCCACCGCGGCCGTCTCAACGTGATGGCGCACGTGCTCTGCAAGCCGTACGAGCAGATCCTCGCAGAGTTCAAGGACCCGGTGAGCTCGCGCAGCTTCCGCGAAGACATGGCGTGGAGCGGCGACGTCAAGTATCACGCCGGCGCCACCCGCGCGATCGAGGACGGCCGCGAGATCGGTATGGAGGTGTCGATGCCGCCCAACCCGAGCCATCTCGAGGCGGTCGACCCGGTGGTCGAGGGGATGGCGCGTGCCGCCGGGACTGTCGCCGATCGCGGCGGCGCCCCGCGCTTCGATCCGGCGCGCAGCATACCGATTCTCATCCACGGCGACGCCGCGTTCCCCGGTCAGGGCATCGTCGCGGAGACGCTGAACCTGGGCCGTCTCGCCGGCTACGACACCGGCGGCACCATCCACATCATCGTCAACAATCAGCTCGGGTTCACGGCCGACTCACGGGATTCCTACAGCACGTCCTATGCGAGCGGACTGGCGCGGGGCTTCAAGATTCCGATCGTCCACGTCAATGCCGACGATCCGGCCGCCTGCGTGGCGGCCGCGCGTCTGGCGTTCGCGTATCGGTCGAGATTCCAGCGCGACTTCCTGATCGATCTCATCGGCTACCGGCGCTGGGGCCACAACGAGGGGGACGAGCCCGCGTTCACGCAGCCGCTGATGTACCAGACGGTGGCATCGCACCCGACCGTACGGGAGATCTGGGCCCGAACGCTGGTGGCCCGGGGGGAGATTGAGGAAGGGCTGCCGGATCAGCTGAGCCGGAGGTACTTCGACGAGCTGCAGCACGCGCTGGACACGCTCGAGCCCGAGAAGGATTTCATCGAGCCGACACCTGACGCGCCGCCGCCAGGCGCCGCGGCGCGCGCGCAGACGGCGGTGCCGCTCGAGCAGCTGGCCGACCTCAATGCCTCGCTGCTGCTGATGCCCGACGGCTTCGCGGTGCACAAGAAGCTGGAACGGCTGCGCGAGAAGCGCGGCCACGTGTTCGACGCGCCCGATGAGCGTACCGTCGACTGGTCGGTCGCCGAGGAGCTCGCCTTGGCGTCGATCCTCGCAGACGGTACGAGCATCCGGCTGACCGGTGAGGACGTGGAGCGAGGCACCTTCAGCCATCGCCACGCGGTACTGCACGACATCCGCAGCGGCGCCATCCACCTGCCGCTGCAGGGCCTGCCGCAGGCGAAGGCGGGATTCGAGATCCACAACAGCCCGCTGTCGGAGAACGCCGCGCTCGGCTTTGAGTACGGCTACAGCGTACAGGCGCCCTCGCGCCTGGTGATCTGGGAGGCGCAGTACGGCGATTTCGTCAACGGCGCGCAGGTGATCATCGACGAGTTCCTGACCTCCGCGCGCAGCAAGTGGGGGCAGGAGCCGTCGCTCGTCCTGCTGCTGCCGCACGCCCACGAGGGGCAGGGGCCGGATCACGCCAGCGCCCGCCCGGAGCGGTTTCTGCAACTTGCCGCCGACGTCAACATGCGGATCGCCAACTGCACGACGGCCGCGCAGTACTTCCACCTGCTGCGCCGGCAGGCCGCGCTGCTGCTCACCGATCCGCTGCCGCTCGTGGTCCTGACCCCCAAGGGCCTGCTGCGCCATCCGCTGGTGGCCTCGACGCCGCGCGATCTCGCCGAGGGACGCTTCCGCACGGTGATCGACGACGATGAAGTGCGCGCCAGCGCAGCCGACGTCCGCCGGGTGCTCGTGTGTTCCGGCAAGGTGTATGTGGATCTCGTCGGCGGCGACAAGCGCGCCGCGGTCAGAGATGTCGCGGTCGTCCGCCTCGAGCAGTTGTATCCGGTCCCGGCGCAGAACCTGCGCGCCACGCTCGACGCCTACAATCACGCCGACGACATCGTCTGGATGCAGGAGGAGCCCGAGAACATGGGGGCATGGGAGTTCATCCGTCCTCACCTCGCCGAGGCGGCCGGCGGCCGTCCGGTCCGCGTGATCGCGCGACCGCGCAGTGCGAGCCCGGCGGAGGGGTCCGCGGCGCGCCATGGCCGCCAGCAGCAGCTCCTCATCGACCAGGCCTTCGCGCCGTCGGGCACCGGGCAGGGGCGCGCGAAACCTGGAGCCAAGCCTGCGCCGCAGCATGTTGCGGGCTGA
- a CDS encoding NmrA/HSCARG family protein, whose amino-acid sequence MADKKIIAVVGATGAQGNGLVRAILADRSGQFAVRAITRNPDSEKAKALAAAGAEVVAANVDDEASLSRAFAGAFGAFCVTFFWDHFSAEKEVEEAGNMARAAKTAGVKHVVWSTLDDTRRFMSLDDPRMPTLGGKYKVPHFDGKGEADQQFRDAGVPTTFLLTVFYWENFISFGAGPQPAGDGSYLLTMPMGKGKLPAIGVDDIGKCALGVFKRPDLIGRTIGIAGGAPTGEEMAAAMSKALGVPVKYNDVPPEVYRGFGFPGADDMGNMFQFKRDFNDVYVKSRSVELARELNPELQSFDQWLATHASAIPLK is encoded by the coding sequence ATGGCTGACAAGAAGATCATCGCGGTCGTCGGTGCGACGGGCGCGCAGGGCAACGGGCTCGTGCGGGCGATTCTGGCCGACCGCAGCGGGCAGTTCGCGGTGCGGGCCATCACCCGCAATCCCGATTCCGAGAAGGCGAAAGCGCTCGCCGCCGCGGGCGCCGAGGTGGTGGCGGCGAACGTCGACGACGAGGCGAGCCTGAGCCGCGCGTTCGCCGGGGCGTTCGGCGCATTCTGCGTGACCTTCTTCTGGGATCACTTCTCGGCCGAAAAGGAAGTCGAGGAGGCGGGCAACATGGCCCGCGCCGCCAAGACCGCCGGCGTGAAGCACGTCGTCTGGTCAACCCTCGACGACACGCGCCGATTCATGTCGCTCGACGACCCGCGCATGCCGACCCTTGGCGGCAAGTACAAGGTGCCGCACTTCGACGGCAAGGGGGAGGCCGATCAGCAGTTCCGCGACGCCGGCGTGCCGACCACGTTCCTGCTGACGGTGTTCTACTGGGAGAACTTCATCTCCTTCGGCGCGGGTCCGCAGCCGGCAGGTGATGGCAGCTACCTGCTGACGATGCCGATGGGGAAGGGGAAGCTGCCGGCGATCGGCGTCGACGACATCGGCAAGTGCGCACTCGGCGTATTCAAGCGCCCCGATCTCATCGGCCGGACGATTGGCATCGCCGGCGGCGCGCCGACCGGCGAGGAAATGGCGGCCGCCATGAGCAAGGCCCTCGGCGTCCCGGTGAAATACAACGACGTGCCGCCCGAGGTCTATCGCGGGTTCGGATTCCCCGGCGCCGACGACATGGGGAACATGTTCCAGTTCAAGCGCGACTTCAACGATGTCTACGTGAAGTCGCGGAGCGTCGAGCTGGCGCGTGAGCTGAATCCCGAGCTGCAGTCGTTCGACCAGTGGCTGGCGACGCACGCGAGCGCCATTCCGCTCAAGTAG
- a CDS encoding protein kinase — protein sequence MSPDRPDDTRTDHDFAAAWSSEALTRSFAPSGSGMPVDLPFLFAAGQQFGRYHIVRPIGKGGMGQVYEAEELDSGRRVAIKILSRGIGDDEERERFLQEGRLAASLSHPNTVYVFGTTEVQGFLVIAMELAPSGTLKDLVIPGEPMAPPAAVDAVLQVIAGLEAAASIGILHRDVKPSNCFVAADGRVLVGDFGLSIGAVHGSGDRGTILGTPGFASPEQLRGDALDLRSDIYSVGATLFYLLAGRAPFEDQSTTGLLARVASEPPPSIATLRADVPHRLAQAIMRCLEKDPSARFANYTMLHAALEPFGSASQPPAPLVRRLTAGAVDAWITSIPAGLLTPLLGLFPLSPSHRIDGVIVAAIAVATTALYYGLLEGHWGAAAGKALLGLRVVDRSQATPGIRRGVERALAFAVPWQMVVLIVTWLVVRRVPEIAVSALDAVAGAAAFVLLFCVARPSSGFLGLHDRLSGTRVVRRRARREARDRATAIRQVSDAPFDGGEAVGPYRLSPGTAWSTGSALTVPGFDERLHRRVRIDLLPPATPPLDAVRRDLDRPGRARWLGGRRGEQSWDAYEALEGAPLADVAAARQSWSRVRYWLEDLTSEVVAGLKDGTLPPLDPGLVLLCHDGRARLLDAPQPAAVGPTADVASTQQFLYTVAASALLGVPAGGAAALPPNTPLPLAARKALLALRTSTFASPEDLRDGVRAALAGPAVLPRQRRLVQVAASAALPIALTISSLGTIVALNRQKVDREEILALQTCLGAIEQAEKGSRRSDATAQTRKTAAEIYIAEHLATEVRAPDTWARSYPNLGARGGRDRAYLALDAHRDRTPDEVRRADETVEALIAKERSGLARLTTFAGLLTTALAIAAGTSAIPALLALIGALVTGSGFTFRPCRAALVNRRGQPVSRLRALWRAVVCWSPIAAMLVSYVFRSDGTSSPALIAVQSMLLLAAIAAALWAIARPTRGLQDRLAGTWIVPR from the coding sequence ATGAGCCCCGACCGGCCCGACGACACGCGCACCGATCACGATTTCGCGGCCGCGTGGTCGTCGGAGGCGCTGACGCGCTCCTTCGCCCCCTCGGGCAGCGGCATGCCCGTCGATCTGCCGTTCCTCTTCGCGGCGGGCCAGCAGTTCGGCCGCTATCACATCGTCCGTCCCATCGGGAAAGGCGGCATGGGGCAGGTGTACGAAGCGGAGGAGCTCGACAGCGGCCGGCGCGTCGCGATCAAAATCCTGAGCCGCGGCATCGGCGACGACGAGGAGCGCGAGCGGTTTCTGCAGGAAGGCCGGCTGGCGGCGTCGCTGAGCCACCCCAACACCGTCTACGTGTTCGGCACCACCGAGGTACAGGGCTTCCTGGTCATCGCGATGGAGCTCGCGCCGTCGGGCACGCTGAAGGACCTCGTCATACCGGGAGAGCCGATGGCACCGCCGGCAGCGGTCGACGCCGTGCTGCAGGTGATTGCCGGGCTCGAGGCCGCGGCGTCGATCGGCATCCTGCATCGCGACGTCAAGCCGTCGAACTGCTTCGTCGCCGCGGACGGACGGGTGCTGGTCGGCGATTTCGGGCTGTCGATCGGCGCGGTGCACGGAAGCGGTGATCGCGGCACCATTCTCGGCACGCCCGGGTTCGCGTCGCCTGAACAGCTGCGCGGCGACGCGCTGGATCTGCGCTCCGATATCTATTCGGTCGGCGCGACGCTCTTCTACCTCCTCGCCGGCCGCGCCCCGTTCGAGGATCAGAGCACGACCGGTCTGCTGGCGCGTGTGGCGTCAGAGCCACCACCGTCCATTGCGACGCTGCGCGCCGACGTGCCGCATCGGCTCGCGCAGGCGATCATGCGCTGCCTCGAGAAGGATCCGTCGGCGCGTTTCGCGAACTACACCATGCTGCACGCGGCGCTCGAGCCGTTCGGTTCGGCCAGTCAGCCGCCCGCACCGCTCGTTCGCCGGCTGACGGCCGGGGCCGTCGACGCGTGGATCACCAGCATTCCCGCCGGGCTGCTGACGCCACTGCTCGGGCTCTTTCCACTCAGCCCGTCTCATCGCATCGACGGGGTCATCGTGGCCGCGATCGCCGTGGCGACGACTGCGCTCTATTACGGGCTGCTCGAAGGACACTGGGGGGCGGCGGCCGGCAAGGCGCTGCTGGGCCTGCGTGTCGTCGATCGGTCGCAGGCGACACCAGGCATCCGGCGCGGCGTCGAACGGGCGCTCGCGTTCGCTGTCCCCTGGCAGATGGTGGTCCTGATCGTGACCTGGCTCGTCGTGCGGCGGGTTCCCGAGATTGCGGTGAGCGCGCTCGACGCCGTCGCCGGCGCGGCGGCGTTCGTGCTCCTGTTCTGTGTCGCGCGCCCGTCGAGCGGCTTTCTCGGCCTGCACGATCGCCTCAGCGGAACCCGCGTGGTTCGACGGCGGGCCCGACGCGAGGCCCGCGATCGGGCGACCGCGATTCGTCAGGTTTCAGACGCGCCATTCGACGGCGGCGAAGCCGTCGGGCCGTACCGGCTTTCCCCTGGAACGGCGTGGTCCACCGGATCCGCCCTGACGGTTCCCGGCTTCGACGAGCGGCTGCACCGCCGCGTCCGGATCGATCTGCTGCCGCCGGCCACGCCACCGCTCGATGCGGTGCGTCGCGATCTCGATCGGCCGGGCCGGGCGCGATGGCTCGGCGGCCGCCGCGGCGAGCAGAGCTGGGACGCCTACGAAGCGCTCGAGGGCGCCCCGCTCGCCGACGTCGCTGCGGCCCGGCAGTCCTGGTCGCGCGTCCGCTACTGGCTCGAGGATCTGACGAGTGAAGTCGTCGCCGGCCTCAAGGACGGCACGCTGCCGCCGCTCGATCCGGGACTGGTGCTCCTCTGCCACGACGGCCGCGCGCGGCTGCTCGACGCTCCGCAGCCGGCGGCTGTCGGCCCGACGGCGGATGTCGCCTCCACGCAGCAGTTCCTCTATACGGTGGCCGCATCCGCGCTTCTCGGCGTTCCGGCCGGCGGCGCCGCGGCGCTGCCGCCGAACACGCCGCTGCCGCTCGCGGCGCGCAAGGCGCTGCTCGCGCTGCGGACGTCAACCTTTGCCTCGCCCGAGGACTTGCGCGACGGCGTACGCGCTGCGCTCGCGGGTCCCGCGGTCCTGCCGCGCCAGCGCCGGCTCGTCCAGGTGGCCGCCAGCGCTGCGCTGCCGATCGCCCTCACCATCAGTTCACTCGGCACGATCGTCGCGCTCAACCGGCAGAAGGTGGACCGGGAGGAGATCCTCGCACTGCAGACCTGCCTCGGGGCGATCGAGCAGGCCGAAAAGGGGTCGCGCCGCAGCGATGCCACGGCGCAGACGCGCAAGACCGCCGCCGAGATCTACATCGCGGAACATCTCGCCACCGAAGTACGCGCTCCGGATACCTGGGCGCGCTCGTATCCGAACCTTGGCGCGCGCGGCGGACGCGACCGCGCCTACCTGGCCCTCGACGCGCATCGAGATCGAACGCCAGACGAGGTCCGCCGCGCCGACGAGACTGTCGAGGCCCTGATCGCGAAGGAGCGGTCGGGTCTCGCGCGTCTCACGACCTTCGCCGGGCTGCTGACGACGGCGCTGGCGATCGCCGCCGGTACCAGCGCCATTCCGGCGCTGCTCGCCCTGATCGGCGCGCTGGTGACGGGCAGCGGCTTCACGTTCCGTCCGTGCCGCGCGGCGCTGGTCAACAGGCGCGGCCAACCCGTGTCGCGCCTCCGCGCCCTCTGGCGTGCGGTCGTCTGCTGGTCGCCGATTGCCGCGATGCTCGTCTCTTATGTGTTCAGGAGCGACGGCACGAGCTCGCCCGCGCTGATTGCCGTGCAGTCGATGCTGCTCCTGGCGGCGATCGCCGCGGCGCTGTGGGCGATCGCGCGGCCGACGCGCGGGCTGCAGGACCGCCTGGCCGGCACCTGGATCGTCCCGCGGTAA
- the odhB gene encoding 2-oxoglutarate dehydrogenase complex dihydrolipoyllysine-residue succinyltransferase: protein MSANVVVPEVGESIVDARVARWLKREGDQVSAGEPLVELETDKIDLEVAAPKAGVLSRIAHGDGADVKVGEVLGVIEEGGTGEEKPEAESPRPDAGSRQPAADRKRATPAAKNVADRNQVDLKTVEGTGVAGRVMRRDVESASTRGAAAEPPAVAPPAAKAEPVVAGTRPATPIREERRQSGDRSEERVRMSKRRATIARRLVEAQSTAAMLTTFNEVDMSAIQAVRERHKQSFKEKHGVGLGLTSFFVKTVIGALREFPRINAEIQGDEMVLKHYYDIGIAVGASEGLVVPVLRDADRMSFAQIEGRIREFAKAAEDGTLSLADLRGGTFTITNGGVFGSLLSTPILNPPQVAILGLHAIKDRPVVVSGQVVIRPMMYTALTYDHRIVDGSEAVQFLVRVKQLVEDPGALLLE, encoded by the coding sequence ATGTCGGCGAACGTCGTAGTACCCGAAGTTGGTGAATCGATCGTCGATGCGCGCGTCGCCCGCTGGCTGAAGCGCGAAGGCGACCAGGTGTCGGCTGGAGAACCGCTCGTCGAGCTCGAGACCGACAAGATCGATCTCGAAGTGGCCGCGCCGAAGGCGGGCGTGCTCAGCCGCATCGCGCATGGCGACGGCGCCGACGTCAAGGTCGGGGAAGTGCTCGGCGTGATCGAAGAGGGGGGAACGGGCGAGGAGAAGCCAGAGGCCGAGAGTCCGCGGCCGGACGCCGGCAGCCGGCAGCCGGCAGCCGACCGGAAGCGCGCCACCCCCGCGGCGAAGAATGTCGCCGATCGGAATCAGGTCGACCTGAAGACGGTCGAGGGTACCGGCGTCGCGGGCCGCGTGATGCGACGCGACGTGGAGTCCGCCTCCACGCGTGGGGCCGCGGCGGAGCCGCCGGCGGTCGCGCCTCCCGCGGCGAAGGCCGAGCCGGTGGTTGCCGGCACGCGGCCGGCCACGCCCATCCGCGAGGAACGGCGACAGAGCGGCGACCGCTCCGAAGAGCGCGTGCGGATGTCGAAGCGTCGCGCCACCATCGCCAGGCGGCTCGTCGAGGCGCAGAGCACCGCCGCGATGCTCACGACCTTCAACGAAGTCGACATGTCGGCGATCCAGGCGGTTCGCGAGCGGCACAAACAATCGTTCAAAGAGAAGCATGGCGTCGGCCTCGGGCTGACCTCGTTCTTCGTCAAAACGGTGATCGGCGCGCTGCGCGAATTCCCGCGGATCAATGCCGAGATCCAGGGCGACGAGATGGTGCTGAAGCACTACTACGACATCGGTATTGCGGTCGGCGCCAGCGAGGGGCTCGTCGTGCCGGTGCTGCGCGACGCCGATCGGATGTCGTTCGCTCAGATCGAAGGCAGGATTCGTGAGTTCGCCAAGGCGGCGGAGGATGGAACGCTCTCGCTCGCCGATCTGCGTGGCGGGACGTTCACCATCACCAACGGCGGCGTGTTCGGATCGCTGCTCAGCACACCCATCCTCAATCCGCCGCAGGTCGCCATTCTCGGTCTGCACGCCATCAAGGATCGTCCCGTCGTCGTGAGCGGCCAGGTAGTGATCCGGCCGATGATGTACACCGCGCTGACCTACGACCACCGGATCGTGGACGGTTCGGAAGCAGTCCAGTTCCTCGTGCGGGTCAAGCAGCTCGTCGAGGATCCGGGCGCCCTGCTGCTCGAGTAA
- a CDS encoding glycoside hydrolase family 16 protein produces the protein MAPAAGSADRTLFEDEFSGPSLDRAKWNVIVTGSSWRTVNNEQQAYVDAPDVLEVRDGLLTIHPRLHPAFATPDGKTADFLSGRIDTRGKFEFVYGTAAARMKLAPGAGLWPAFWALGNGRWPDTGEIDVMENVGEATWTSVALHGPGYFGNTPLVKHATVDISQWHVYSVDWTADLLVFRIDGKEIYRASRADVEKYGRWAYDNPKHLIVNLALGGGYPHGVNHVEQPYFGLPQTTVDAVKAGKADTLVDWVRVTQP, from the coding sequence ATGGCCCCCGCGGCGGGCAGTGCCGATCGGACGTTGTTCGAAGACGAATTCTCCGGCCCGTCGCTGGACCGCGCGAAGTGGAACGTGATCGTGACCGGCAGCAGCTGGCGCACGGTCAACAACGAGCAGCAGGCCTACGTCGATGCGCCGGACGTGCTCGAGGTCCGCGACGGCCTCCTGACCATCCACCCGCGGCTCCATCCCGCATTCGCAACGCCCGACGGAAAGACCGCCGATTTCCTGTCGGGACGGATCGACACGCGCGGCAAGTTCGAGTTCGTCTACGGCACGGCCGCCGCGCGGATGAAGCTCGCGCCAGGTGCGGGGCTCTGGCCGGCGTTCTGGGCGCTCGGGAACGGCCGCTGGCCCGACACCGGCGAGATCGACGTGATGGAAAACGTCGGCGAGGCGACGTGGACGAGCGTGGCGCTGCACGGTCCCGGTTACTTCGGCAACACGCCACTCGTCAAGCACGCCACCGTCGATATCTCACAGTGGCACGTCTATTCAGTCGACTGGACGGCGGATCTCCTGGTCTTCCGCATCGACGGCAAGGAGATCTACCGCGCCTCGAGGGCCGACGTCGAGAAGTACGGACGCTGGGCGTACGACAACCCGAAGCACCTGATCGTCAACCTCGCGCTCGGCGGCGGCTACCCGCACGGCGTCAATCACGTCGAACAGCCCTACTTCGGCCTGCCGCAAACAACGGTCGACGCGGTCAAGGCCGGCAAAGCCGACACGCTCGTCGACTGGGTCCGCGTGACGCAGCCGTAG